A window from Thermosipho africanus Ob7 encodes these proteins:
- a CDS encoding replication-associated recombination protein A translates to MSGLSEILRPKNFEDVVGQEHILGEKGILKLAIEKDSLFSAIFYGPPGCGKTSTLEVIKKNTSYEVYHFNAAITSTAEVKKILEYAAKVKDVKKILIFIDEFHRFNKKQQDIFLPGVEAFDYVLIGATTENPYKMVNPALLSRVRLVAFKKLQKEHIIKLLEKAVNVKKVDINENAKDFLARVSNGDGRFAINLYEILSDIAISIDKKIIDEEILQIYSSDENRVYTAKEHYNLASAFIKSIRGSDPDAALYYMARMIEGGEDPRFIARRLVILASEDIGLADPMALLVATSTAQAVELVGLPECILNLSQCVIYLSLAPKSNSSTLAIQKALEVAKDTMNLDVPRDLLNIPDSGYKNPHKFGGFLKKSYLPKEILDKVFYTPKSIGKEKKNIEILETLWRGVKQYDDKS, encoded by the coding sequence TTGAGTGGTTTAAGCGAAATTTTAAGGCCTAAAAATTTTGAAGATGTTGTTGGACAAGAGCATATATTAGGTGAAAAGGGAATCTTAAAACTTGCAATAGAAAAAGATTCCCTCTTTTCTGCTATTTTTTACGGTCCACCAGGTTGTGGAAAAACTTCCACGCTAGAAGTTATAAAAAAGAACACAAGCTATGAAGTTTATCATTTTAACGCGGCTATAACCTCAACTGCAGAAGTAAAAAAGATTTTAGAATATGCAGCTAAAGTCAAGGATGTAAAAAAGATCCTGATATTTATAGATGAATTTCACAGGTTCAATAAAAAGCAGCAGGATATATTTTTACCAGGGGTTGAAGCTTTTGATTATGTTTTAATAGGTGCAACAACAGAAAATCCATACAAGATGGTAAATCCTGCACTACTTTCCCGTGTAAGGCTTGTTGCTTTTAAAAAACTGCAAAAAGAGCATATAATTAAGTTGCTCGAGAAAGCTGTCAATGTGAAGAAAGTGGATATTAATGAGAATGCAAAAGATTTTCTCGCAAGGGTTTCAAATGGAGATGGAAGGTTTGCGATTAATTTATATGAAATATTGAGTGACATAGCGATTTCAATTGATAAAAAAATAATTGATGAAGAGATTTTACAAATATATTCTTCGGATGAAAATAGAGTTTATACAGCAAAGGAACATTATAATTTAGCATCAGCGTTTATAAAGAGTATTCGTGGAAGTGATCCTGATGCTGCACTTTACTATATGGCTAGGATGATAGAGGGTGGGGAAGATCCAAGATTTATTGCAAGAAGACTTGTGATTCTTGCAAGTGAAGATATTGGGCTTGCTGATCCGATGGCACTTTTAGTTGCAACTTCAACGGCTCAAGCGGTGGAACTTGTTGGTCTTCCCGAGTGTATTCTTAATTTATCTCAATGTGTTATATATTTATCTCTTGCTCCAAAGAGCAATTCATCAACCCTTGCTATCCAAAAAGCCTTAGAAGTTGCAAAAGATACAATGAATCTTGATGTGCCTCGCGATTTATTAAATATTCCAGATAGTGGTTATAAAAATCCACATAAATTTGGTGGATTTTTGAAAAAGTCTTACCTTCCAAAAGAGATTTTAGATAAGGTTTTTTACACTCCAAAATCAATAGGAAAAGAAAAGAAAAATATAGAAATTTTAGAAACTTTGTGGAGGGGGGTAAAGCAATATGATGATAAATCTTAA
- a CDS encoding potassium channel beta subunit family protein, with protein sequence MNYRKVGKWGLKISELSLGSWLTFGNQLDIAGAKEIVRESFKNGINFFDTAEAYANGMAESMLGEVLKEFRRSDIVVSTKIFWGGNGPNDKGLSRKHLLEGTWASLKRLQLDYVDIVYCHRPDPETPIEETVLAMDYIVRNGLALYWGTSEWSAEQLEAAHKACKELNCIPPIVEQPQYNMLVRKRVEEEYKPIYEKYGMGLTIWSPLASGILTGKYNNGIPENSRLARFPHLRKHLEENGLLGEKVFKKLQKLQKIADELDAKMSQLAIAWCLLNDNVSSVILGVSSKEQLHENLKAIEIKEKITEDLEKQIREILEEE encoded by the coding sequence ATGAATTACAGAAAAGTAGGAAAATGGGGATTAAAAATCAGTGAACTATCTCTTGGTTCTTGGCTCACTTTTGGAAATCAACTTGATATAGCCGGTGCTAAAGAAATTGTTAGAGAATCTTTTAAAAACGGTATCAACTTCTTTGATACTGCAGAAGCATATGCAAATGGAATGGCAGAATCAATGCTTGGAGAAGTTCTTAAAGAATTTAGGAGAAGCGACATCGTAGTTTCAACAAAAATATTCTGGGGTGGAAATGGTCCAAATGATAAAGGACTTTCAAGAAAGCACCTTTTGGAAGGAACATGGGCTTCACTAAAGAGATTACAACTTGACTATGTTGATATCGTTTACTGTCACAGACCAGATCCAGAAACACCAATTGAAGAAACAGTTCTTGCAATGGACTACATTGTAAGAAATGGACTTGCACTATATTGGGGAACATCCGAATGGAGTGCGGAGCAACTAGAAGCTGCTCATAAAGCATGTAAAGAGCTAAATTGTATACCACCTATAGTAGAACAGCCACAATACAACATGCTTGTAAGAAAAAGAGTTGAGGAAGAATACAAACCAATATATGAAAAGTATGGTATGGGACTTACAATTTGGAGTCCTCTTGCATCCGGAATATTAACAGGAAAATATAACAATGGAATTCCAGAAAATTCAAGACTTGCAAGATTCCCACATCTTAGAAAGCACCTTGAAGAAAATGGGCTTTTAGGTGAGAAAGTATTCAAAAAACTTCAAAAGTTACAAAAAATTGCGGATGAATTAGATGCAAAAATGTCTCAACTTGCAATTGCATGGTGTCTATTAAACGACAATGTAAGTAGTGTCATATTAGGTGTTTCAAGCAAAGAACAACTCCATGAAAACCTAAAGGCAATAGAAATCAAAGAAAAGATCACAGAAGATTTAGAAAAACAAATCAGAGAAATTCTCGAGGAGGAATAA
- a CDS encoding alpha/beta hydrolase gives MKKALLISTSIILAFIFIFLIWSINPLKPLSEVENYLKSSENVEIEYIGKDIFFKPKTNSNIGIIFYPGGHVDYRAYAPLGFYLAKNNINFVLLKMPLNLAFFRTNGAKNIIDKYGNIEWYVAGHSLGGIATIEFAKKNNVEGVILLASYPAKDISNLDLKILAITASNDGLVTREKFKSKIKLFPKNTVFYEIDGGNHSQFGFYPLQKGDNEATIDRYKQLSIIVNKILEFINENSSSN, from the coding sequence ATGAAAAAAGCACTTTTAATATCAACATCTATTATTTTAGCATTTATTTTTATATTTTTAATATGGTCTATTAATCCACTAAAACCATTAAGTGAAGTCGAAAATTATTTAAAATCGAGCGAAAACGTTGAGATTGAATACATAGGTAAAGATATATTTTTTAAACCGAAAACAAATTCTAATATTGGAATTATATTTTATCCCGGCGGGCATGTTGATTACAGAGCGTACGCACCACTGGGCTTTTATCTTGCAAAAAATAACATAAATTTTGTTTTACTTAAAATGCCTTTAAATCTTGCATTTTTTAGAACTAATGGTGCAAAAAACATAATTGATAAGTATGGAAATATAGAATGGTATGTTGCCGGCCATTCTCTTGGAGGAATTGCAACAATAGAGTTTGCAAAGAAAAATAATGTTGAGGGAGTAATTTTACTTGCATCATATCCTGCAAAAGATATTTCAAATCTTGATCTAAAAATACTTGCTATTACAGCAAGTAACGATGGGCTTGTTACAAGGGAAAAATTCAAATCAAAAATTAAACTTTTTCCAAAAAATACGGTATTTTACGAAATTGACGGAGGAAATCATTCTCAGTTTGGATTTTACCCACTCCAAAAAGGAGATAATGAGGCTACAATTGATAGATACAAACAACTTTCAATAATAGTAAATAAAATTTTAGAATTTATAAACGAAAATAGTTCGTCAAACTAA
- a CDS encoding macro domain-containing protein, translating to MMINLNGKKIVLINDDITIQDTDAVVNAANSHLKHGGGVAGAILKKGGRIIQIESDEYVEKYGPVKTGNVAVTSGGNLKAKYIIHAVGPIWRGGNNNEEKLLKDAVLNSLKKADELKIKSISFPAISSGIFGFPVRRCAQIFAEAIDEYLKDNTTIEEIRIVNIDKDTHQIFEEEFKKYFKLQG from the coding sequence ATGATGATAAATCTTAATGGCAAGAAAATAGTTTTAATAAATGATGACATAACAATTCAGGATACAGATGCCGTAGTTAATGCCGCAAACAGTCATTTAAAACATGGTGGAGGGGTTGCGGGTGCAATATTGAAAAAAGGTGGACGCATTATCCAAATTGAAAGTGATGAATATGTTGAAAAATATGGACCGGTGAAAACTGGTAATGTTGCAGTTACCTCTGGTGGTAATTTGAAGGCAAAGTATATTATTCATGCAGTTGGTCCAATCTGGCGTGGAGGGAATAATAATGAAGAAAAGCTTTTAAAGGATGCTGTTTTAAATTCTTTGAAAAAGGCAGATGAATTAAAGATAAAATCCATTTCCTTTCCTGCAATAAGCAGTGGTATTTTTGGTTTTCCAGTGAGAAGATGTGCACAAATTTTTGCTGAAGCAATTGATGAATATTTAAAAGATAATACAACAATTGAAGAAATTAGAATAGTAAATATAGATAAAGATACCCACCAGATTTTTGAAGAAGAATTTAAAAAATACTTTAAATTGCAAGGATGA
- a CDS encoding MATE family efflux transporter, with translation MENKHRVDIFNRGIFSSLFLLSWPLIISNLMQTFYNAVDGYFLGKLGKIEFSAPTIVWPIIFVFISLSIGFSQAGVTLVAQFTGAKDKKLAQKSAGQSLLTSTLIGVIFSIFSIIISRPIIMAVAGKESAEVVDYAVKYFNIIMLGLPFGFIFNTVSSIIRGWGDSKFTMNLMLISTIINIILDPLLIFGIGIFPKMGVVGAALATTIARIIAALMAIESLFKGKRGFKIHLRDLTPDWQLIKKVFRIALPSSLSMSITSLGFVFIMRFVSSFGPTVVSAYGVGNRIINFITMISFGIANSVTAMVGQFLGAGDVKSAEKTLKVAFWTNFTIVFFLSTLTFFFGGQLTKFFINEKDVIEVGYIFFRYVSFSLPFFTSMSVFVHALVGAGRTDLSMIVDITRLWGIRVPLVAFFSTKFGFTGLFFAMIISNVSALLLAYLFIKFSNWKKPITRDLKRGNLDDIYGQED, from the coding sequence TTGGAGAATAAACATAGGGTAGATATATTTAATCGGGGAATATTTTCGTCACTGTTTTTACTGAGTTGGCCGCTTATAATTTCAAACCTAATGCAGACATTTTATAACGCAGTGGATGGTTATTTTCTAGGAAAGCTTGGGAAAATAGAATTTTCTGCACCAACGATTGTCTGGCCAATTATTTTTGTATTTATTTCGCTTTCTATAGGTTTTTCACAAGCAGGTGTTACACTGGTTGCACAATTTACTGGAGCAAAAGACAAAAAACTTGCCCAAAAATCTGCAGGTCAAAGTCTACTAACCTCTACTTTAATTGGTGTAATTTTTTCAATCTTTTCAATAATTATATCAAGGCCAATAATAATGGCTGTTGCTGGAAAAGAAAGTGCAGAAGTTGTAGATTATGCGGTAAAGTACTTTAATATAATAATGTTAGGTCTTCCTTTTGGCTTTATTTTTAATACAGTAAGTTCCATTATTAGGGGTTGGGGAGATTCAAAATTTACGATGAATCTTATGTTAATTTCAACAATAATTAATATTATTCTTGATCCGCTTCTTATTTTTGGAATAGGTATTTTTCCAAAAATGGGTGTAGTTGGAGCTGCACTTGCAACTACAATTGCAAGGATTATAGCTGCCCTTATGGCTATTGAGAGTTTATTTAAAGGTAAAAGGGGATTTAAGATACATTTAAGAGATTTAACACCAGATTGGCAGTTGATCAAAAAAGTTTTTAGAATAGCACTTCCAAGTTCTTTGAGTATGAGTATTACTTCACTTGGCTTTGTTTTTATTATGAGATTTGTTTCAAGTTTTGGACCGACTGTTGTAAGTGCATACGGTGTTGGAAATAGAATAATAAACTTTATTACGATGATTTCTTTTGGAATTGCAAATTCCGTTACTGCAATGGTTGGACAATTTTTGGGTGCTGGTGATGTAAAAAGCGCTGAAAAAACTTTGAAAGTAGCATTTTGGACGAATTTTACTATTGTATTTTTCCTTAGTACTCTTACCTTCTTTTTTGGAGGACAGCTTACAAAGTTTTTTATAAACGAAAAAGATGTAATAGAAGTTGGTTATATATTTTTTAGGTATGTTTCTTTTTCTTTACCATTTTTTACTTCTATGTCGGTGTTTGTACATGCGCTTGTAGGAGCTGGCAGAACGGATCTTTCTATGATAGTTGATATAACAAGGCTATGGGGAATTAGAGTACCTCTTGTTGCATTTTTTTCTACAAAGTTCGGTTTTACAGGATTGTTTTTTGCTATGATAATAAGTAATGTAAGTGCTCTACTTCTTGCATATCTTTTTATAAAATTTTCTAATTGGAAAAAGCCAATAACAAGAGATTTAAAAAGGGGGAATTTAGATGATATTTACGGACAAGAAGATTGA
- a CDS encoding SDR family NAD(P)-dependent oxidoreductase, with product MKALVTGGAGFIGSHVVDKLIENGYEVVVVDNLSRGKKENVNKDATLVVADIRDEKTIEELFKEHNFSYVFHLAAQASVSVSVKDPVEDANVNIIGSLVLLKNSIKYGVKKFIFSSTGGAIYGDDVDIFPTPESVFPKPISPYGIAKFSFENYLRFAKKEFGLNYTVLRYANVYGPRQDPFGEAGVVAIFTMRMLNGEDVIINGDGEYIRDYVYVEDVADANLRALKAGDGMEINIGTSQGTSVNQLFNYLKKITGYTKDPVYGPPRKGDIRKSLLCYTRALEELRWKPKVDIEKGLRLTVEWFKRNFKA from the coding sequence ATGAAAGCACTAGTAACTGGCGGAGCAGGATTTATTGGTTCACATGTTGTAGATAAGTTGATAGAAAATGGTTATGAAGTCGTTGTTGTTGATAATTTATCAAGAGGAAAAAAAGAAAATGTAAATAAAGATGCAACCTTAGTTGTTGCAGATATTAGAGATGAAAAGACTATTGAGGAATTATTTAAAGAACATAATTTTTCCTATGTTTTTCACCTTGCAGCACAGGCGAGTGTCTCTGTATCTGTTAAAGATCCAGTTGAAGATGCAAATGTGAATATAATTGGAAGTCTTGTGTTATTAAAAAATTCCATAAAATATGGAGTAAAAAAGTTTATTTTTTCTTCTACAGGCGGTGCAATTTACGGAGATGATGTTGATATTTTTCCAACACCAGAATCTGTATTTCCAAAACCAATTTCTCCATATGGAATAGCAAAATTTTCTTTTGAAAATTATTTAAGATTTGCAAAGAAAGAATTTGGATTAAACTATACGGTTTTAAGGTACGCTAATGTTTATGGCCCAAGGCAAGATCCTTTTGGAGAAGCTGGAGTTGTAGCTATTTTTACTATGAGAATGCTAAATGGTGAAGATGTGATAATAAATGGTGATGGTGAATATATTCGTGATTATGTCTATGTGGAAGATGTTGCTGATGCAAATTTAAGAGCACTTAAAGCTGGAGATGGAATGGAGATAAACATAGGGACTTCACAAGGAACAAGTGTTAATCAGTTGTTTAACTATTTGAAGAAAATAACAGGTTACACCAAAGATCCAGTTTATGGCCCACCAAGAAAGGGAGATATAAGAAAGAGTCTTTTGTGCTATACAAGGGCACTTGAAGAGTTAAGATGGAAACCAAAGGTGGATATAGAGAAGGGATTGAGGTTGACAGTTGAGTGGTTTAAGCGAAATTTTAAGGCCTAA
- a CDS encoding ABC transporter ATP-binding protein, translating into MVVKVENLKKLYGKFEALKGISFEVEEGEIFSLLGPNGAGKTTTVEILIGLREKTEGKIYYFNKEIEKIDKKIKSVIGVSLQKTELFRELTVIETLKLFRSFYKDGYDPYEVLEKIELVEKGKERVKNLSGGQFQRLVVGLSFINDPKIIFLDEPTTGLDPQSRRKIWDIILEFKDKGKTIFLTTHYMEEAQFLSDRVCIIDNGEIIALDTPQKLIENSNLETIIEIDGVYEKFGKIIGNRTLVETNDPNSLIQKLIENKIENFTVRHPTLEDVFLKLTGKELRD; encoded by the coding sequence ATGGTAGTAAAGGTGGAAAATTTAAAAAAATTATATGGGAAATTTGAAGCGTTAAAAGGTATTAGTTTTGAGGTTGAGGAAGGAGAAATTTTTTCTCTTCTTGGACCAAATGGTGCTGGAAAAACAACCACTGTAGAGATTTTAATTGGTCTTAGAGAAAAAACAGAAGGGAAAATTTATTATTTTAATAAGGAAATAGAAAAAATAGATAAGAAAATAAAATCAGTTATAGGAGTTTCTCTTCAAAAAACTGAACTTTTTAGAGAGCTTACAGTTATTGAAACTCTAAAACTTTTTAGAAGTTTTTACAAGGATGGATATGATCCTTATGAGGTGTTAGAAAAGATAGAATTGGTTGAAAAAGGAAAGGAAAGAGTGAAAAATCTTTCTGGAGGCCAATTTCAAAGACTTGTTGTTGGACTATCTTTTATAAATGACCCAAAAATTATTTTTTTGGATGAACCTACAACAGGACTTGATCCACAATCAAGAAGAAAAATCTGGGATATTATACTTGAATTTAAAGATAAAGGAAAAACAATATTTTTGACAACACATTATATGGAAGAAGCTCAATTTTTATCGGATAGGGTTTGTATAATTGACAATGGGGAGATTATCGCCCTTGATACTCCGCAGAAATTAATAGAAAATTCTAATTTAGAGACAATAATTGAAATAGATGGCGTGTATGAAAAATTTGGAAAGATTATTGGAAATAGAACACTTGTTGAAACAAATGATCCAAATAGTTTAATACAAAAGCTTATAGAAAACAAAATAGAAAATTTTACAGTCAGACACCCGACACTTGAAGATGTGTTTTTAAAATTAACTGGTAAAGAATTGAGGGATTGA
- a CDS encoding metal-dependent transcriptional regulator, producing MADKKLTPALENYLVTIYKLSKNDGVTRVSEIAKVKNVSYPSVTTAVKKLAELGYVEHQRYGFVKLTRKGKRVAVTIHNGELRVKYFFMYVIGFPEKWAQQAAELLIYGLDSETRRQLRRFYAIMIDFDETKTEKLIKFLKEQREKLGIKDVPKEALKLKIRLKEDD from the coding sequence ATGGCTGATAAAAAGTTAACACCAGCACTAGAAAATTATTTAGTAACTATTTATAAACTTTCAAAGAATGATGGTGTTACAAGAGTTTCTGAAATTGCAAAGGTTAAGAATGTTAGTTATCCGAGTGTAACTACAGCTGTGAAAAAGTTAGCTGAACTAGGTTATGTAGAACATCAAAGGTACGGATTTGTTAAATTGACTAGAAAAGGTAAAAGAGTTGCTGTAACCATTCACAATGGAGAGCTTAGGGTAAAATACTTTTTTATGTACGTAATAGGCTTTCCAGAAAAATGGGCACAGCAAGCTGCCGAACTATTAATTTACGGTCTTGATAGCGAAACAAGAAGGCAGCTAAGACGATTTTATGCTATAATGATAGATTTTGACGAGACTAAAACTGAAAAGTTAATTAAATTTTTAAAAGAGCAAAGAGAAAAATTGGGAATAAAAGATGTTCCAAAAGAAGCGCTCAAACTTAAAATAAGGTTGAAGGAGGATGATTAA
- a CDS encoding aminopeptidase produces MLKKYAEVALKIGLNLQKGQILFIKAPIDAREFVEQVVETAFEIGAFDVYVKWSDEIITKTRLKNAPIDALKEFPEWEIKASEYLLDKKGAVLSITGGDPDALKDVPPERIGIFTKTVNTANKDIMRRMMSNEISWCVVAYPTRKWAKKVLGEENTEKLLEYILKASRIEGDPVKNWQEHIDNLKRITRFLNEKQFDYLKYEGPGTDLTVGLPKNHIWLSATQENMSGITFVPNIPTEEIFTAPHKDKINGVVTNSLPLVYGGNVIDKFTLEFKDGKIVNYKAEVGEKILETILNTDDGAKSLGEVALVPVNSPIYKMKTIFYNTLFDENAASHFAFGRAYPNCIKDGTKMNEEQLRQNGLNTSLTHVDFMVGNENMNVYGIKAGEKITLMENGKWVI; encoded by the coding sequence ATGTTAAAAAAGTACGCAGAAGTTGCCTTAAAAATTGGACTAAACCTACAAAAAGGTCAAATACTATTCATAAAAGCACCAATTGATGCAAGAGAGTTTGTAGAACAAGTTGTTGAAACAGCTTTTGAAATAGGAGCGTTTGATGTTTACGTAAAATGGTCAGATGAAATAATTACAAAAACCAGACTTAAAAATGCACCAATTGATGCATTAAAAGAATTTCCAGAATGGGAAATAAAAGCTTCTGAATACCTCTTAGATAAAAAGGGCGCAGTATTAAGCATTACTGGTGGCGATCCAGATGCACTAAAAGATGTTCCACCTGAAAGAATTGGAATTTTTACAAAAACAGTAAATACGGCGAACAAAGACATAATGAGAAGAATGATGTCAAACGAAATAAGCTGGTGCGTTGTAGCGTATCCTACAAGAAAATGGGCCAAAAAGGTTTTAGGAGAAGAAAACACTGAAAAATTACTAGAATATATTTTAAAGGCAAGTAGAATCGAAGGAGATCCTGTAAAAAATTGGCAAGAACATATAGATAATCTTAAGAGAATAACCAGATTTTTAAACGAGAAGCAATTTGACTATCTAAAATATGAAGGTCCTGGTACAGATCTCACCGTAGGTCTTCCAAAAAATCATATATGGCTTTCTGCAACTCAAGAAAATATGAGTGGTATAACATTTGTTCCAAATATTCCAACTGAAGAAATCTTTACAGCACCGCACAAAGATAAAATCAATGGTGTGGTTACAAACAGTCTACCTCTTGTATATGGTGGAAATGTAATAGATAAATTCACACTCGAATTTAAAGACGGTAAAATTGTAAATTACAAAGCAGAAGTAGGAGAAAAAATTTTAGAAACAATACTTAATACAGATGATGGTGCAAAAAGCTTAGGAGAAGTAGCTTTGGTTCCTGTAAATTCACCAATTTACAAGATGAAGACTATATTCTACAACACACTATTTGATGAAAATGCAGCATCTCACTTTGCATTTGGAAGAGCATATCCAAATTGTATAAAAGATGGCACCAAAATGAATGAAGAACAACTAAGACAAAACGGTCTAAACACAAGTCTTACACACGTAGACTTTATGGTTGGAAATGAAAATATGAATGTATATGGAATAAAAGCAGGTGAAAAAATAACACTTATGGAAAATGGAAAATGGGTAATATAG
- a CDS encoding ABC transporter permease → MFQALFKIEFLRSKEATFWIIVFPILLTILLTSIFGDIEKNAKFRIGYIGENKFIENLKDHFEVLKVKKVEEIVEKNLDAVIVFEDNFDLRLQRALILSKTKLFKPVNVEIFYTDKEYSKVVKDILVNIFSSLNALNSEKEVKLKVNERKKSISYSQFLYASILVMNIMSVTFFGFTSQISFYKRRGLLRRLKCTPYSLGKFYFVYALVSLVQIVFANIIFTLFDFLVYGVKPDVLNVSIYMLFGSVVFLSLGYMIASLIENPDTIVVLGNILFQVFMFAGGFYFDVRNAGIIGTLSKIIPSTYLVDGIRKSFGYSVYENHFLIPLIWVIFSISIVSLSSIIKRKKASSNI, encoded by the coding sequence ATGTTTCAGGCACTATTTAAGATAGAATTTTTAAGGTCAAAAGAGGCTACCTTTTGGATTATAGTCTTTCCAATACTTTTAACTATCCTGCTTACATCAATTTTTGGTGATATTGAAAAAAATGCAAAATTTAGGATAGGATATATCGGTGAAAATAAATTTATAGAAAATCTAAAGGACCACTTTGAAGTTTTAAAAGTTAAAAAAGTTGAAGAGATTGTTGAGAAAAATCTTGATGCAGTAATAGTCTTTGAAGATAATTTTGATCTAAGACTTCAAAGAGCTTTGATCTTGTCGAAAACAAAGTTGTTTAAACCTGTAAATGTTGAAATTTTTTATACAGATAAAGAATATTCAAAGGTTGTTAAAGATATTTTGGTGAATATATTTTCTTCTTTGAATGCGTTAAATTCAGAAAAAGAAGTAAAATTAAAGGTAAATGAAAGGAAAAAAAGTATATCTTATTCTCAATTTTTATATGCTTCAATTTTGGTAATGAATATTATGTCGGTAACCTTCTTTGGCTTTACTTCGCAGATTTCTTTTTACAAAAGGCGAGGGCTTTTGAGAAGATTAAAATGTACACCATATAGTCTTGGAAAATTTTATTTTGTATACGCTCTTGTTTCGCTGGTGCAAATTGTTTTTGCAAATATAATATTCACTTTATTTGATTTTTTAGTGTATGGAGTAAAACCTGATGTGTTAAATGTCTCAATTTATATGTTATTTGGAAGTGTGGTATTTTTGTCATTAGGTTATATGATAGCAAGTTTAATAGAGAATCCGGATACGATTGTAGTACTTGGAAATATTTTATTTCAAGTATTTATGTTTGCAGGTGGATTTTATTTTGATGTAAGAAATGCAGGAATAATAGGAACTTTATCAAAAATTATTCCTTCTACTTACCTTGTTGATGGAATAAGAAAATCTTTTGGCTATTCTGTCTATGAAAATCATTTTTTAATACCATTAATCTGGGTTATCTTTTCGATATCTATTGTATCTTTATCTAGCATTATTAAAAGAAAAAAGGCCTCATCAAATATATGA